The DNA window TGCCGCAGAACAAAATACACTTTACCCTCGCGCGTCAATGGGAGTTGCTAAAGCAGTTGCCGGCCCGTGGGGAGGGGCGTAGCTCCGCTGAGTTGACGGATACCCTAGTCAGCGCCGGCTTCAAGGTCAGTAAGCGCCAGATCGAGCGAGACCTGTGGGAATTGGAAGAGCGCTTTCCGATTGACTGTAATATGGATGTGCGGCCTTATCTGTGGCGCTGGGCTGAGGATGCGAGCTTTGATCTGCCGGGCTTGTCTTTGGCTGAGGCGCTGTCTTTGCGCTTGATCGAAGAGACGCTCACCCCGGTGCTGCCCCAGTCGATTATGTCGGTGATGCAGGCGCGCTTTAGCCGTGCCCGGGAATATCTGGACAACAGTCCTCAACTGAGGCTCTCTCGCTGGGTGGATAAAGTGCAGACCATTCATCCCAACCTGCCGATGCAGGTCCCTGATGTTGATCCTACCGTGCTTGAAACCGTTCAAGCTGCGCTAATCGGCGATAAACAACTCGTCGTTGAGTACTTCAGCCTCAAGTCCGACGAGTATCGCGAGATGACTTTGAACCCGCTGGGTTTTGTGCAGCGAGGGTCCATTAGTTATCTGGTGGCCACGGTGGATGGCTATGGGGATGTGCGCCTGTTTGCGATTCATCGTATGCGTAAAGCAACAGCGCTGAGCCTATCGGCCCAGCGCCCCGAAGGCTTTAATCTCGAGACCTATATTCGCGAGGGTGCTTTAGAGTTTGGCAATGGCCAGACTATTCAGATTGAGCTCAAGGTGGAGGGGCCGCTGAGTCGAGTGCTGGCGGAAACGCCGCTGTCTGCGGATCAAGAGCTCAAGCCTAATGGTGGGGATTACTACCTGACTGCCACGGTCATCGATTCCTGGCAGCTGGACTGGTGGTTGTTATCGCAGATTGATCACATTGAAGTGGTTGCTCCGGTGGCGCTGCGTCAGTCCATTGCTGAGCGTCTGCAAAAAGGGGTCAGTAAGCATCGCTAGTATGAGGTTCGATGGGTCGACCACCACTGCATGCGACCAGCCAAGCGGTCGCGCGAATGGGGGTATTAGGCGCGTGACGCTCGTTGCGCGCCACGCTACACTTCCTCGATGATTCAATCCTTCCGCCACAAAGGGCTGGCTAATTTCTATGAGACCGGTTCAGTGGCAGGAATTCAGTCGAGCCATGCCAGAGGACTATCACTAATGGCAATGCATAATCCCCCGCATCCCGGAGAATTCATCCTTGAGGTTTACCTAGAGCCTCACTCCATGACTGGACGCCATCTGGCCTCGAAGTTGGGTGTTTCACCGTCCACCTTGAATCGAATCTTGCAAGGACGAAGTGGCATTAGCCCGGAAATGGCGCTTCGCTTGTCCAAAGCGCTTGGCCGTTCGCCCGAAAGCTGGTTGCTGATGCAAGATAACTATGAGCTCTGGCATGCTCGACAAACTGTGGATCTGGGATCCGTCGAGAGAGTCGACTTCTGTGCAGCCTAAGCAAGTGATCAACAGAGCAGCTCTACTGCTTCGGTATAAAGAACCGGCGGTTCAGTGGATCAACGAGGCGGATCCCCATCCAGATAGTCGAATGATTTCCCTTGACGAGATCAATGAGGACCGGCTCATATATCTCATCAGAGATGAGGATGCCGACTCACCAAGCCACGTAGAGAAATGGGTAAGGCGAAATTTCAAATCTCTCTTCGAAAATGAATTGAACGGCTGGTATACAGATCCGAGCCTTTGGCCAAACCCACTTACCTACCAGCTGTTTCAAGGCTGGTTCGAAGTTGAATGCCATTCAATGGTCATCGATACTGTTGGTGGAGTAATAGAGAGCGATGAAACATAACGACTCGCTCAAATACGTTTAGCATCGGCCTCGAGCCGAGCATTGCGATCATCGCGCCCATACGGTTGCCCGTGGAAACGGTGGCTCCGGTTCGACTGATGCGCAGGTATTTGCCGCGATGTTCAATGCGTCGCTGTTTGCCATATTCATCTTTGTGACCGATATTTCCTAAGCGCATAAACATATCCTAATATGTTTTATTGGGAGGCTCTAATGTGCGCAAATATGGTGAGTGCGTGCGGTGAAAAATTTCTACCTAAATCTCTTTACTAACCCATCATGTCGTCATAGTATGTCGGTCCTATCGTCTCATTTCTTGAATGGTGCAACGCACAGTCAATATAGGTGTGATTGAACTATTCTGTTTAATGCAAGTCGATAGATATAGAGCCCCATTGGGTGCACTAAATTATCCGGAATGTCACAAAAAGGAAATGCAGACCGACCATGAGTAATGATATCCACAATTTATCTGCCAAAGAGCTGTTTGACCTGGCGAGAAAGCGTGAACAAGAAGAGTGGGAAAAGACCCGCTCCGAGCGCCAAGCTAAGATCCGTGCGCTGCGTGCAGAACGCAAAAGCCTGCAGAAACGCCAGGCCAAAGCACTGAAACAGATCCAACAGGCCCATGCCGCAGAACTCGCTACGATCGACTCTCAAATCGCTGAGCTCACCGGTAAATCCGCTGCCAAAGGCGCCCGACGGGCCGCCACCGCTGGTGTCACCGCCACCGGCGCGGTGATGGATTATCTCGGTGAAGCCCAGCAGGCCAGCTCCAAGGCCATCAAGGCAGCCATGGAAGATATGGGTGCGCCCACCCAGCATGTGTCCCAGACGCTGGCTTATCTCGTCCGCCAAGGGCAGATCGAGCGCCTGTCGCGCGGTCTGTATCGCGTCGCTGCTTAACCAAACGGGGTACGACCCCAGTTGGGGTCGTACCCCATTCTTAATGAGTATCCAGCAGGCTTATCGGGACGCCGAATACTGGGTCTTAGCGGATCAGCGGTTTTGTCTTGCGATCGATGTGCCCAGCCACTCTTTGCAGCGGCTGTATAAACGGTATGGTGTGACTTGTAGCGCGCTATTGACCGCCTTTAATCCGCAAAGTGAGCGATTAAAGGATGATCTTAATCAGTCTCGACAGCATTCTTTGCTCAAAAGGCTGCGGTCCATGGGATTGAATACTTGTCCGGCGATAAACTCTGATCCAAAAGGCGTATGGCCAGACGAAGAAAGTGTTTTGGTCTTTGGTATAGAGCGCCATGATGCCGAGACGCTGGCTAGGCAGTTTCAACAAAAAGCTTTTTTGTGGATTGGTGATGATTGGCGTCCGCAACTTATTTGGATCTAACTTTCTCCACCCACTTAATAGGAAGGTGATTTATGACACAAACAGCTCAAGTGTTAGCACCATCAGCCCAAGAAGCCATCTGCGAAGCGCTGAACCAGTGCTTGGCCGATGCTGCCGTGGCAACCATGCTGGCACAGAATTTTCATTGGAATGTGACGGGTATGGCTTTCGGGCCTTTGCATGAATTGTTTCAGCAGATGTATGAAGACCATTTTGCGGCGCAGGATGAGATTGCCGAGCGCATCAAGGCCCTGGGTGGACATGCTGAGGGACAATTGGCACTCATGCTCAAGCGCTCAAAGGTGGTTGAAGATGCGGGTAGCTCGGGGTCCGAGGCGATGATCAAAGCCATGGCTCAAGCTCAAGAGACCCTGGCACGCACCATGGCCGATACAGCCAGCTTGGCTGAGCAGCATGGCGACAACCTCACCGAGGATCTATTGATCGCACGAGGGCAGGTGCACGAGAAGTTCGCTTGGATGATGCGTGCATACTTAGGATAAGTGTGACTTGAATTAACAAGGGGTACGACCCCAGCAAAGGGGTCGTACCCCTTTTTTCTGCTAATATGGTGCCGAGGAGAGGACTTGAACCTCCACGGGGTCTCCCCCACTAATACCTGAAACTAGCGCGTCTACCAATTCCGCCACCCCGGCAAGGGTCTGGCCCCGATGCGGACAGGGCCCGCAAGGATCGCGAACTTTAAGATCATCCCTGAGGGTTGTCAACTCTCAAACCGTTTAGGAAAGCCAGAAAAAGTTATGCCAAAAAGCAAATCCGCCGGCCTCAAAGATCCCAACTTTGAACGTGAGGCCAGTAAATACGAACGCCCCATCCCCAGTCGCGAATTGATTCTCCAGGTGCTGGCTGATAGTGACGGCCCCATCATCTTTGAAAGACTTGCTGACACCCTGCAACTCGCCTCCGATATTGACCTAGAGGCGCTGCGGCGGCGAGTACGTGCCATGGAGCGCGACGGTCAGATTGTCTGCAATCGCGCGGGCGGTTGGTTGCCGGTGAATCAATCGGATTTGGTGCGCGGCCGCATCATCGGTCATGCCGATGGCTTTGGCTTTTTGGTGCCGGATGAGGGCGGTGATGACTTGTTTCTTTCGCCCAGACAAATGCGCACCCTGATGCATGGGGATCGCGCGGTCGCCAGGGTCGTGGGCGTTGATCGTCGCGGCCGGCGCGAGGGCTCGGTGATTGAGGTGCTTGAGCGCAACACCCAACAGGTCGTGGGGCGTCTGCATTTAGAGGGCGGTATTGGCTTTGTGGTGCCCGATAATAAACGCCTGCCGCAGGATGTGTTGGTGCCGGCCGATGGCCTGAATGGCGCGCAATCCGGGCAGATCGTGGTAGCGCGTATCAAACAACAGCCCTCCAAGCGCAGCGGCGCCATTGGCGAGATTATTGAGATCTTGGGCGAGCACATGGCGCCGGGTATGGAGATCGATATCGCCGTACGCGCTCATGGTCTGCCGTTTGAATGGCCTGAAGCCGTGCTCGAATCAGCGGACGCGTTTGGTGTTGATATTCCCCAAGAGGCGATCCAGGGTCGTGAGGATTTGCGGGAACTGCCGTTAATCACCATTGACGGCGAGGATTCACGGGACTTTGATGACGCGGTGTATTGTGAACCGGCGGGTCGCGGCAGCTACCGACTTTGGGTAGCCATCGCGGATGTCTCTCACTATGTGCGTCCGGATGATGCTTTGGATCAAGAGGCGCGGGTGCGCGGCACTTCGGTATATTTCCCGGAGCGAGTGATACCGATGTTGCCCGAGGTGCTCTCAAACGGCCTGTGTTCTTTAAACCCTCATGTGGATCGCCTGTGTCTGGCGTGCTGCTTGCAGATCAATGCTCAGGGGCAGATCCGGGATTTCAGTTTTCATGAGGCCGTGATGCGCTCGCAGGCGCGCATGACCTATACCAAGGTCGCGCAAATGCTGATCGACAGACGCGCGGATGTGATTCGCGAGCATGAGGCTTTACTGCCGCATCTGGAGCACCTGTATGCGGTCTACAAACTGCTGCGTAAGGCTCGGGATCAGCGCGGCACTATCGATTTTGAAACCACCGAAACCAAGATCATTTTTGGCGCCGACCGCAAGATCGAGCGCATTGTGGCCTATGAGCGCAATGAGGCACATAAGATCATTGAGGAGTGCATGATCGCTGCCAATGTGGCGGCTGCACGGTTTTTGAAAAAGCACCGCATGCCAACCCTGTATCGCGTGCATGAAGGGCCGCGCGCTGAGAAGTTGGCGGACCTGCGCCAGTACCTGGGGGCTATGGGTTTATCGCTGGGCGGCGGTGATGAGCCCGAGCCGCAGGATTTTGCGCGGTTGTTGGAGTCGGTGCGTGAGCGTCCAGATGCGCATTTAGTACAAACCGCGCTGCTGCGTTCCCTGTCGCAGGCAGTCTACAGCCCTGAGCTTTTGGGGCACTTTGGTTTGGCGCATGAGGACTATCTGCATTTCACCTCACCGATTCGCCGCTATCCCGATCTTTTGGTGCATCGCGGTATTCGCCATGTGCTCTCAGGAAATAAACCCGGGCAGTTTCGCTACACGGGCATCGATATGGCCTCCTTGGGCGAGCATTGCTCCATGTCAGAGCGGCGCGCGGATGAGGCTTCATGGGATGTCGAGGCTTGGCTTAAGTGCGAGTACATGCAAGATCGGGTGGGTGAGGTATTCGAAGGGATTGTCAAAACCGTCACCTCGTTTGGCTTGTTTGTTGAGTTGAGTGAGATTTATGTCGAAGGGCTGGTGCACGTCACCAGTTTGTCGCGCGATTACTATCACTATGACCCCATGGCGCAGTGTCTGCGCGGTGAGCGCAGCGGCCGACGTTTTCATGTGGGCGACACTCTGCGGGTCAAGGTGGCCCGGGTAAATTTGGATGATCGCAAGATCGACTTTGTACCGGATGAGCCTGAACCTGAGGCCAAAGCCCCTTCCGGAAAACGTCGTAAACGCCGTAGGAGATAGTTCGGTGTCGGCCCGTGAAATGATCTTTGGGTTGCATGCGGTGCAGGCCATTTTGGAACGTTCTCCTGAGCGCGTGCTCGAGCTTTTTGTGCTTAAGGGCCGCGATGATCAGCGCCAGCAGCAGGTCTTGGCGTTGGCGCGCCGTCAGGGTCTGGCTATGACAGGGCGTTCCCGCCAACAATTGGATGATCTGGTCGCGGGTGCCAACCATCAGGGGGTGGTGGCGCGGGTGCGTCCAGCGCCGTTGGCCAATGAATCGGACTTGGCGGATCTGGTGAGCGCTGCGGGCGACAAAGTGCTGTTGCTTGTCTTGGATGGAGTGACCGATCCGCATAATTTGGGCGCTTGTTTGCGCACCGCTGATGCCGCCGGGGCCACTGCGGTGGTAATCCCACGTGATCGCGCTGTTGGCCTGACGCCGGTAGTGCGCAAAGTGGCTTCCGGAGCCGCTGAGCATTTGCCCTTGGTGGCAGTCACCAACCTGGCGCGCACCTTAGATGCCCTCAAGGATCAGGGGCTGTGGATTGTCGGCACCAGTGATACCG is part of the Ectothiorhodosinus mongolicus genome and encodes:
- a CDS encoding helix-turn-helix transcriptional regulator; this translates as MPQNKIHFTLARQWELLKQLPARGEGRSSAELTDTLVSAGFKVSKRQIERDLWELEERFPIDCNMDVRPYLWRWAEDASFDLPGLSLAEALSLRLIEETLTPVLPQSIMSVMQARFSRAREYLDNSPQLRLSRWVDKVQTIHPNLPMQVPDVDPTVLETVQAALIGDKQLVVEYFSLKSDEYREMTLNPLGFVQRGSISYLVATVDGYGDVRLFAIHRMRKATALSLSAQRPEGFNLETYIREGALEFGNGQTIQIELKVEGPLSRVLAETPLSADQELKPNGGDYYLTATVIDSWQLDWWLLSQIDHIEVVAPVALRQSIAERLQKGVSKHR
- a CDS encoding HigA family addiction module antitoxin translates to MAMHNPPHPGEFILEVYLEPHSMTGRHLASKLGVSPSTLNRILQGRSGISPEMALRLSKALGRSPESWLLMQDNYELWHARQTVDLGSVERVDFCAA
- a CDS encoding type IV toxin-antitoxin system AbiEi family antitoxin domain-containing protein; translation: MSNDIHNLSAKELFDLARKREQEEWEKTRSERQAKIRALRAERKSLQKRQAKALKQIQQAHAAELATIDSQIAELTGKSAAKGARRAATAGVTATGAVMDYLGEAQQASSKAIKAAMEDMGAPTQHVSQTLAYLVRQGQIERLSRGLYRVAA
- a CDS encoding DUF3293 domain-containing protein, coding for MSIQQAYRDAEYWVLADQRFCLAIDVPSHSLQRLYKRYGVTCSALLTAFNPQSERLKDDLNQSRQHSLLKRLRSMGLNTCPAINSDPKGVWPDEESVLVFGIERHDAETLARQFQQKAFLWIGDDWRPQLIWI
- a CDS encoding Dps family protein → MTQTAQVLAPSAQEAICEALNQCLADAAVATMLAQNFHWNVTGMAFGPLHELFQQMYEDHFAAQDEIAERIKALGGHAEGQLALMLKRSKVVEDAGSSGSEAMIKAMAQAQETLARTMADTASLAEQHGDNLTEDLLIARGQVHEKFAWMMRAYLG
- the rnr gene encoding ribonuclease R, encoding MPKSKSAGLKDPNFEREASKYERPIPSRELILQVLADSDGPIIFERLADTLQLASDIDLEALRRRVRAMERDGQIVCNRAGGWLPVNQSDLVRGRIIGHADGFGFLVPDEGGDDLFLSPRQMRTLMHGDRAVARVVGVDRRGRREGSVIEVLERNTQQVVGRLHLEGGIGFVVPDNKRLPQDVLVPADGLNGAQSGQIVVARIKQQPSKRSGAIGEIIEILGEHMAPGMEIDIAVRAHGLPFEWPEAVLESADAFGVDIPQEAIQGREDLRELPLITIDGEDSRDFDDAVYCEPAGRGSYRLWVAIADVSHYVRPDDALDQEARVRGTSVYFPERVIPMLPEVLSNGLCSLNPHVDRLCLACCLQINAQGQIRDFSFHEAVMRSQARMTYTKVAQMLIDRRADVIREHEALLPHLEHLYAVYKLLRKARDQRGTIDFETTETKIIFGADRKIERIVAYERNEAHKIIEECMIAANVAAARFLKKHRMPTLYRVHEGPRAEKLADLRQYLGAMGLSLGGGDEPEPQDFARLLESVRERPDAHLVQTALLRSLSQAVYSPELLGHFGLAHEDYLHFTSPIRRYPDLLVHRGIRHVLSGNKPGQFRYTGIDMASLGEHCSMSERRADEASWDVEAWLKCEYMQDRVGEVFEGIVKTVTSFGLFVELSEIYVEGLVHVTSLSRDYYHYDPMAQCLRGERSGRRFHVGDTLRVKVARVNLDDRKIDFVPDEPEPEAKAPSGKRRKRRRR
- the rlmB gene encoding 23S rRNA (guanosine(2251)-2'-O)-methyltransferase RlmB, whose protein sequence is MSAREMIFGLHAVQAILERSPERVLELFVLKGRDDQRQQQVLALARRQGLAMTGRSRQQLDDLVAGANHQGVVARVRPAPLANESDLADLVSAAGDKVLLLVLDGVTDPHNLGACLRTADAAGATAVVIPRDRAVGLTPVVRKVASGAAEHLPLVAVTNLARTLDALKDQGLWIVGTSDTADQDLYAMDLRQPVALVMGAEGQGMRRLTAERCDMLVRLPMRGSVESLNVSVAAGVCLYEALRQRAS